A stretch of Chlamydiales bacterium DNA encodes these proteins:
- a CDS encoding FKBP-type peptidyl-prolyl cis-trans isomerase, with protein sequence MNLLPFFLLLLPVLCLAEPVEKVNDEKAHADIAKISEAFGHLIGKNMETLGVDFDVERVAQGMRDSAQGKKSPMSEEECVQALTSVQEALFKKQAQENLKNATAFLEKNAKEKNVVVLNEGKLQYKIEKTGAGDKIEEHHTPLIRYVGKYLDGSVFGASKEEEALSLDETIAGIQQGLLGMKEGEKRTLFIHPDLAYGTTGLLPPNSLLTFEVEVVKANTVSQTESPSVSTTPDQQLFQELASPSDKREAIR encoded by the coding sequence ATGAACCTACTACCTTTTTTCCTTCTTCTTTTACCCGTACTCTGCCTAGCAGAGCCCGTTGAAAAGGTAAACGATGAGAAAGCTCACGCCGACATCGCAAAGATCTCTGAAGCCTTCGGCCATCTCATTGGCAAAAACATGGAGACGCTTGGAGTCGACTTCGATGTCGAACGCGTCGCTCAAGGCATGAGAGACTCCGCACAGGGAAAGAAGTCTCCAATGTCAGAAGAAGAGTGCGTGCAGGCTCTCACCTCGGTTCAAGAAGCTCTTTTCAAAAAGCAGGCCCAAGAAAATCTTAAAAACGCTACCGCCTTTCTTGAGAAAAATGCGAAAGAAAAGAACGTAGTGGTTTTGAATGAGGGGAAACTTCAGTACAAGATCGAAAAGACAGGTGCAGGCGATAAAATCGAAGAGCACCATACACCGCTGATTCGCTATGTTGGAAAATATCTCGATGGATCCGTGTTCGGCGCCTCGAAAGAGGAAGAGGCTCTCTCCCTCGATGAGACAATTGCTGGCATTCAACAGGGTCTTTTAGGCATGAAAGAAGGCGAAAAGAGAACTCTCTTTATCCATCCCGACCTCGCCTACGGGACAACTGGCCTTCTACCTCCCAACTCTCTTCTGACATTTGAGGTTGAGGTTGTGAAGGCAAACACAGTCTCTCAGACTGAGAGCCCCTCGGTTTCAACAACCCCGGACCAGCAGCTCTTTCAGGAACTGGCTTCTCCCTCAGACAAAAGAGAGGCTATCCGTTAA
- a CDS encoding tRNA (cytidine(34)-2'-O)-methyltransferase: MEIILFQPQIPQNTGNIVRTSSVTGSSLTLVKPLGFSTSARMLKRAGLDYWDGVNVKEIDDLFAYLEKSSSPFYFFSSHSTRPYTDVSYTPDDLLIFGSETAGLPALYREKWPERFLTIPMRKNNRCLNLANAVSVVVYEAWRQNQFA; this comes from the coding sequence GTGGAAATTATTCTTTTTCAGCCGCAGATCCCGCAAAACACCGGCAACATTGTACGCACCTCTTCAGTTACAGGCAGCTCTCTTACGCTGGTAAAGCCCCTTGGATTCAGCACCTCTGCACGGATGCTTAAACGCGCGGGTCTCGACTATTGGGACGGCGTGAATGTAAAAGAGATCGATGATCTCTTTGCCTACTTAGAAAAAAGCTCTAGCCCCTTCTATTTTTTCTCTAGCCATTCAACGCGTCCATACACAGATGTCTCTTACACTCCTGATGATCTTCTCATCTTCGGATCCGAAACAGCCGGCCTGCCCGCTTTATATCGAGAAAAATGGCCTGAGCGCTTTTTAACAATACCCATGCGCAAAAATAACCGCTGCCTCAACCTTGCCAACGCAGTCTCCGTCGTGGTATACGAAGCGTGGCGACAAAACCAGTTTGCCTAA
- a CDS encoding MFS transporter: protein MSFLDLFRPAPYKEEIADEEVVKKSYKYWRMRIFYGMYVGYIFYYFTRKSFTFAMPALIQDLGFDKAQLGILASILSITYGISKFLSGILADKSNPRYFMATGLILTGFLNIFFGLSSSLFFFALFWGLNGWFQGWGWPPCARLLTHWYSQKERGSWWGVWNSSHSVGGALIPLLAAGCAEYYGWRYAMYVPGVLCIAVGLFVINRLRDTPQSLGLPPIEKFRDDYPSAKHEQEKELPLKEILFKYVLSNKYIWLLAASYFFVYIIRTGINDWTVLYLVETKGYSLLTAGACVFWFEIGGIFGSLVAGFASDRIFKGKRGPINVLFSFLVIFAVAALWFSPPGMLVLDFLIMFGIGFLIFGPQMLIGMAAAELSHKKAAGSATGFVGWIAYLGAATAGYPLGKMTQEFGWLGFFIVLAACGAISVALLLPLWSVKTHPNFSSDEDGKDKKSSPAIENAPEEG, encoded by the coding sequence GTGAGTTTTTTAGATCTGTTTAGGCCAGCTCCCTATAAAGAGGAGATCGCTGACGAAGAGGTCGTTAAGAAGAGCTATAAGTACTGGCGGATGCGCATCTTTTACGGGATGTACGTCGGGTACATCTTCTACTACTTCACCCGCAAGAGCTTCACCTTTGCGATGCCGGCCCTTATCCAAGATTTGGGGTTTGATAAGGCGCAGCTGGGGATTCTGGCCAGCATACTTTCAATCACTTACGGAATCAGCAAGTTCCTCAGCGGTATTCTAGCGGACAAGTCCAACCCGCGCTACTTCATGGCTACCGGTCTCATTTTAACCGGATTTCTAAATATTTTTTTCGGCCTCTCCTCCTCCCTCTTCTTCTTTGCTCTATTCTGGGGATTAAATGGCTGGTTCCAGGGATGGGGATGGCCTCCATGCGCGCGGCTTCTTACGCACTGGTACTCTCAAAAAGAGAGAGGCAGCTGGTGGGGCGTCTGGAACTCTTCTCATAGCGTAGGAGGGGCTCTGATCCCGCTTCTAGCAGCTGGCTGCGCAGAGTATTATGGATGGCGTTATGCGATGTACGTGCCTGGAGTTCTCTGTATCGCAGTGGGTTTATTTGTAATCAACCGTCTGCGAGATACCCCTCAGTCCCTCGGCCTTCCTCCGATTGAAAAATTTAGAGACGACTATCCGAGTGCAAAGCACGAGCAGGAGAAGGAGCTTCCTCTCAAAGAGATCCTCTTTAAATATGTTTTATCAAATAAGTACATCTGGCTTCTTGCTGCCTCCTACTTTTTTGTCTACATCATCCGCACAGGTATCAACGACTGGACAGTTCTCTATCTTGTTGAGACGAAGGGCTACTCTCTTCTCACTGCCGGAGCATGCGTCTTCTGGTTTGAGATTGGTGGAATTTTCGGAAGTCTTGTGGCTGGCTTTGCTTCAGACAGGATCTTTAAAGGTAAGCGCGGACCTATCAACGTCCTTTTCAGCTTTCTCGTCATATTTGCAGTGGCGGCTCTCTGGTTTTCACCGCCCGGCATGCTCGTCTTAGATTTTCTCATCATGTTTGGAATCGGCTTCTTAATCTTCGGTCCGCAGATGCTCATCGGCATGGCAGCGGCTGAACTTTCTCACAAAAAAGCTGCCGGCTCAGCCACGGGATTTGTGGGCTGGATCGCCTATCTGGGAGCAGCCACGGCGGGCTACCCACTGGGGAAGATGACGCAAGAGTTTGGCTGGCTAGGATTTTTTATCGTCCTTGCAGCCTGCGGTGCGATCTCTGTCGCTCTGCTTCTGCCTCTCTGGTCTGTTAAAACCCACCCAAACTTTAGTTCGGATGAGGATGGGAAGGATAAAAAATCTTCACCAGCTATTGAAAACGCGCCCGAAGAAGGTTAG
- a CDS encoding cation:dicarboxylase symporter family transporter: protein MKLSLPFQILIATLLGITVGIVFGESCEVFASWGSAYIMLMKITILPYLICAIIHGVGQFQAAQAWEILKKGALFIAIAWAVNIAMIYLAVFSFPQPAGEQLGSFMAEQPASLNIAELLIPENIFNSLSNNIVPAIVVFSLLIGIALIGIKEKQTLMSFLEGFVAALTRVTLWIAKITPIGTFLIIAYQVGTVDLATVKQVGSYLFLYVLTLAIIAFWIFPRLTGALTGMRASSWVKDLFPILLLAYTTNTVIVCLPYIIQLLERETRFSKEAQSQNQGIVSIVFNLPFASVFITIFIFFTAILYRSPLSLFSQLKLFLTTFLTSLGAIGIGSWLNSLTFLLDTLGLPLDAIDLYLLTLPFTAGLQSILSAVEIASVSLMITLACQHRIAFRWSKICRMGLLTLLPVLLVYGGLKNLKLLPEIQTEGHTICDIEMRGDVPVEVFTENPTPRPASKEDPFERILRTKILRVGYNPSTIPFCFYNSNGNLVGYDMAFAFELAHDLGCKLELVPLDYSKLAEEARSDLFDIGMSAISITEERLKEVTFSSPYLQSKLVFVVKDKRRKEFATVRAVLKNPEVRIAVLNRTSFVSLAERLFPQKQLVLLENEEEFANHPNADILLWAEQEAISWVIRHPFYTIVFPKPSLGIDSFGYLVKPDAPRLLNFLDQWLELKKNEGFTETQYNRWILGQKEKPANAERRWSLLNLSK from the coding sequence ATGAAATTATCGCTTCCCTTCCAGATTCTCATTGCGACACTTCTTGGAATCACCGTTGGAATCGTCTTCGGCGAATCCTGCGAGGTGTTTGCTTCATGGGGCAGCGCCTACATCATGCTCATGAAGATCACGATTCTCCCCTACCTCATTTGTGCAATTATTCATGGAGTCGGGCAGTTTCAGGCTGCGCAAGCATGGGAGATCCTGAAAAAAGGGGCTCTCTTTATCGCCATAGCATGGGCTGTCAACATCGCTATGATCTACCTCGCCGTCTTCTCCTTCCCTCAGCCCGCAGGAGAGCAGCTCGGAAGTTTTATGGCAGAGCAGCCAGCATCCCTAAATATCGCTGAGCTTCTCATACCGGAAAATATCTTCAACTCTCTTAGCAATAACATTGTTCCCGCCATCGTTGTCTTTTCGCTTCTCATCGGCATCGCCCTGATCGGCATCAAAGAGAAGCAGACTTTGATGAGTTTTCTGGAGGGATTTGTCGCAGCTCTAACGAGAGTTACTCTCTGGATTGCCAAGATCACCCCGATTGGAACTTTTCTAATCATCGCCTATCAGGTCGGAACGGTCGACCTCGCAACAGTTAAGCAGGTTGGAAGCTATCTCTTTCTTTATGTTCTTACCCTGGCGATTATCGCTTTCTGGATCTTCCCGCGACTGACAGGTGCTTTAACGGGAATGCGCGCTTCGAGCTGGGTGAAAGACCTCTTTCCCATTCTTCTTTTGGCTTACACAACGAATACAGTGATCGTCTGCCTTCCCTATATCATTCAACTTCTTGAGAGAGAGACCCGCTTTTCAAAAGAGGCGCAGAGTCAAAATCAGGGGATTGTCTCCATCGTATTCAACTTGCCTTTTGCTTCAGTCTTCATCACGATCTTCATCTTTTTTACCGCCATCCTCTATCGATCTCCTCTCTCTCTGTTCAGCCAGCTGAAACTCTTTCTCACTACTTTTCTAACAAGTCTTGGAGCAATTGGCATCGGCTCCTGGTTGAACAGTTTGACTTTTTTACTCGATACGTTAGGACTCCCGCTAGATGCAATAGACCTCTATCTTCTTACGCTGCCTTTTACAGCGGGACTACAATCGATACTCTCTGCTGTAGAGATCGCATCCGTCTCTCTCATGATCACTCTCGCCTGTCAACACCGGATCGCATTTCGCTGGTCTAAAATCTGCAGAATGGGACTTTTAACTCTACTTCCGGTGCTTCTCGTTTATGGCGGTTTAAAAAACTTAAAACTTCTGCCAGAGATACAGACTGAAGGGCATACGATTTGCGACATAGAGATGAGAGGCGATGTCCCTGTGGAGGTCTTCACTGAAAATCCGACACCGCGCCCAGCTTCAAAAGAGGATCCATTCGAAAGAATTTTGCGCACAAAAATCTTGCGAGTAGGATACAACCCCAGCACAATTCCCTTCTGTTTTTACAACTCGAACGGGAATCTCGTCGGCTACGATATGGCCTTCGCTTTTGAGCTTGCTCACGATCTCGGCTGCAAATTGGAACTGGTTCCACTCGATTACAGCAAGCTTGCAGAGGAAGCGCGCTCGGATCTATTTGATATTGGGATGTCTGCAATTTCTATTACAGAAGAGCGCCTTAAAGAGGTGACCTTCTCCTCTCCATACCTGCAATCAAAACTCGTCTTTGTCGTTAAAGACAAGCGAAGGAAAGAGTTTGCCACCGTGCGCGCTGTCCTTAAAAATCCAGAAGTGCGTATTGCAGTGCTAAATCGCACCTCTTTTGTCTCTCTGGCAGAGCGGCTATTCCCTCAAAAACAGCTGGTCTTGCTGGAAAATGAGGAGGAGTTTGCAAACCATCCAAATGCTGATATTCTTCTCTGGGCAGAACAGGAAGCGATCTCCTGGGTCATTCGCCATCCATTTTATACGATCGTATTTCCCAAGCCTTCCCTTGGAATCGACAGCTTTGGCTATCTCGTAAAGCCAGATGCACCCCGCCTTTTGAACTTTTTAGATCAGTGGCTAGAGCTCAAAAAAAATGAGGGTTTTACAGAGACTCAATACAACCGCTGGATCTTGGGACAAAAAGAAAAACCAGCAAACGCAGAGCGCCGCTGGTCTCTTCTCAATCTCTCCAAATAA
- a CDS encoding histidine--tRNA ligase, translating into MEYTIPKGLFDILPEETDPEAVWRTSDRWQYVEEKMRRIAHAYGFKEIRTPMFERTELFVRGVGESSDIVSKEMYTFLDKGDRSMTLRPEGTAAVLRAFVENRLSQLPSLHKFFYIGPMFRYERPQAGRYRQHYQFGAEAIGVSKPEQDVEMIDFLCEIYRELGLKNLVVLLNSVGDGSSRELYRQKLTEYLQPRFAELSADSQVRFSKNILRILDSKDVKDQQILEGVPSILETLNEECLNHFEQVKTLLKKQGISYQVNPKLVRGLDYYNKTVFEVISSDLGAQNTIGAGGRYDGLVADLGGPKLPSVGFATGFERILQTMQKQGAFFPPPPHPLVFLIGLGSAAYDYCFELLLKLRHEGVPAEMDLSGKKLQHGLQLANGAHARYALVIGESELASQVASIKDMASRENSTIKLSELVQKLKTYNSRIDS; encoded by the coding sequence ATGGAATACACGATCCCGAAAGGCCTTTTTGATATCCTTCCAGAAGAGACCGATCCTGAGGCCGTATGGCGGACGTCCGATCGCTGGCAGTATGTCGAAGAAAAGATGAGGCGCATTGCACACGCTTATGGCTTCAAAGAGATTCGCACGCCAATGTTTGAGCGCACGGAGCTCTTTGTCCGCGGCGTCGGAGAGTCTTCCGATATCGTCTCGAAAGAGATGTACACCTTTCTAGATAAGGGCGATCGATCGATGACCCTGCGACCAGAGGGAACCGCCGCTGTTCTACGCGCTTTTGTAGAAAATCGCCTTTCCCAACTTCCTTCTCTTCATAAATTCTTCTACATTGGCCCAATGTTCCGCTACGAGCGTCCTCAAGCTGGTCGCTACCGTCAGCACTACCAGTTTGGAGCGGAAGCGATCGGCGTCTCTAAGCCTGAACAAGATGTTGAAATGATCGACTTCCTCTGCGAAATCTATCGCGAGCTGGGACTGAAAAACCTAGTTGTGCTGCTCAACAGCGTTGGCGACGGATCTTCTAGAGAACTCTATCGACAAAAACTGACCGAGTATCTGCAGCCGCGCTTTGCAGAGCTCTCAGCTGATAGCCAAGTGCGCTTTTCAAAAAACATTCTCCGTATCCTCGACTCAAAAGATGTAAAAGACCAGCAGATTTTGGAGGGAGTTCCCTCTATTCTTGAGACGCTAAATGAGGAGTGCTTAAACCACTTTGAACAGGTAAAGACTCTCCTTAAAAAACAGGGCATCTCCTATCAAGTCAATCCTAAGCTTGTCCGCGGGCTGGACTACTACAACAAGACTGTTTTTGAAGTGATCTCTTCGGATCTCGGAGCGCAAAATACGATCGGCGCAGGCGGCAGATATGACGGCCTTGTCGCTGATCTTGGCGGGCCGAAACTTCCCTCAGTAGGTTTTGCAACAGGGTTCGAGCGCATCTTACAAACTATGCAAAAGCAGGGAGCCTTCTTCCCCCCACCGCCTCACCCTCTAGTCTTTTTAATTGGTCTTGGAAGCGCAGCTTATGACTACTGTTTTGAACTGCTTCTTAAGCTGAGGCACGAGGGAGTTCCTGCAGAGATGGATCTCTCTGGAAAAAAACTTCAACACGGGCTTCAGCTTGCAAATGGAGCGCATGCGAGATATGCTCTCGTTATCGGAGAGAGCGAGCTCGCCTCTCAGGTAGCGAGCATCAAAGATATGGCCTCCAGAGAAAACAGCACGATCAAGCTAAGTGAACTTGTGCAGAAATTAAAAACTTACAACTCGCGGATAGACTCATGA
- the dnaE gene encoding DNA polymerase III subunit alpha, protein MSWAALHVHSQYSILDSTISLTKLAAKAKASGMSAVALTDSGNLYGAVEFFKACKEAGIKPLLGCELSLAPTSRFEKKRVGKQPTSYPLILLVKNKKGYENLCKLSSLAHLEGFYYVPRIDKELLAKHHEGLICLSGPLHSRLAQCVIQENEEELISELKWYQELFGEDFFLEVQRHPMSEAEISADEMRKEAWAYQNYEEWIAQEEKVIRRYRELGREHGIRCVATCDVRYLEREDWRAHEVLMNIQSGEPCEIWERDSQGNPKNRILNPKRQTFASHAHNFKSPEEMRTLFSDFPEAVDTAQIIVDRCQFEMDFKTKYYPVFVPPQMEGTTFTKEEREKAAEIFLRQLCEEGVKKRYTPERLLKVKEKYPTRDPLEIVRERLAYELEIIISKGMGDYLLIVWDFIAWAKRQGIPMGPGRGSGAGSIVLYLIEITDIEPLRFSLFFERFINPERLSYPDIDVDICMDRRGEVIDYTIRKYGKDKVAQIMTFGTMKAKMAIKDVGRVLSIPLAKVNAIAKLVPEDPNMTLEKAFELDPLLRQQYETDEEVRRCIDLAKILEGSVRNTGIHAAGLIISADPIMERIPVCVAKDTDIVVTQFSMKPVETVGMLKIDFLGLKTLTSIQIAVDSIKANHGISIDWVDLPLEDKKTFALLNQGKTLGIFQVESAGMQDLAKQLHIDCFEEIIAVGALYRPGPMEMIPSFVQRKHGKEQIEIDHPLMKGILSETYGIMVYQEQVMQIASLLAGYTLGEGDVLRRAMGKKDREEMMRQREKFRLGALKNGIDEQTSMRIFDKVEKFASYGFNKSHAAAYGFLTYVTSYLKANYPREWMAALMTSDRDDLTKVAKVIGECQTMGIAILPPDVNISGKEFVATEEGIRFAITAIKGIGEGVVESIVEERKQRGSFKSLADFFKRVDTKKVGKKAVEHLIEAGCFDFTGWSRQSLIAAVDPLFATSSRDQKEAERGVISLFSLVEEESVDLPPEIEEREDKQKILRREKELLGFYLTGHPMDEFKPLLQRLSCVPLSRFNTLDKGAVVRSAFILETVNVKLGQKNQRKFAILTISDGVERLELPIWSDLYEQQQALLVENQLIYAVLVVDREDHETIKLQCRWMGDLTQASEEMIYACDQAYDRAKMQVKMTEFRQRAPEKTQQAAKKEAPKPLKLTLNADAARLTHIIELKKLFRAHSGSTPVKIEFISADRSVGRIEIEAAWGIEHGKTLNEELRKISCVVDIFS, encoded by the coding sequence ATGTCTTGGGCCGCCCTGCACGTCCACTCTCAATATTCGATTTTAGATTCGACAATCTCCCTCACAAAACTCGCTGCTAAAGCTAAGGCGAGTGGGATGAGTGCAGTTGCGCTCACCGATTCTGGCAACCTCTACGGAGCTGTCGAATTTTTTAAGGCGTGTAAAGAAGCGGGTATCAAGCCTCTGCTCGGATGTGAACTCTCCCTAGCTCCTACCTCTCGCTTTGAAAAGAAGCGCGTAGGAAAGCAGCCTACGAGCTACCCACTTATCTTACTTGTCAAAAATAAAAAGGGGTATGAGAACCTCTGCAAACTCTCTTCGCTTGCCCACTTAGAGGGCTTCTACTACGTTCCCCGGATCGACAAGGAGCTGCTTGCCAAGCATCACGAGGGGTTGATCTGCCTCTCCGGCCCTCTCCACAGCAGACTTGCTCAGTGTGTTATTCAGGAGAATGAAGAGGAGCTCATTTCTGAACTCAAATGGTACCAAGAGCTATTTGGCGAGGACTTCTTTCTAGAGGTTCAGCGCCATCCGATGAGCGAAGCGGAGATCAGCGCCGACGAGATGCGTAAAGAGGCGTGGGCCTATCAGAATTATGAAGAGTGGATAGCTCAAGAAGAGAAGGTCATTCGGCGCTACAGGGAGCTGGGACGAGAGCACGGCATTCGCTGCGTTGCCACGTGCGATGTCAGATATTTGGAGAGAGAGGACTGGAGAGCTCATGAGGTCCTGATGAATATCCAGTCGGGCGAGCCGTGCGAGATCTGGGAGAGAGACTCTCAGGGCAATCCAAAAAACCGCATTCTCAATCCGAAAAGACAGACCTTCGCTTCCCACGCCCACAACTTCAAATCTCCAGAGGAGATGCGCACCCTCTTTTCCGATTTTCCCGAAGCAGTTGATACAGCGCAGATCATTGTCGACAGATGCCAGTTTGAGATGGATTTCAAGACAAAATACTACCCTGTCTTCGTGCCACCTCAAATGGAAGGGACAACTTTTACTAAAGAGGAGCGTGAGAAAGCCGCTGAGATTTTCTTAAGACAGCTCTGCGAGGAGGGGGTCAAAAAGAGGTATACTCCAGAAAGGCTGCTCAAGGTGAAGGAGAAGTATCCGACGAGAGATCCTCTTGAGATTGTGAGAGAGCGTCTGGCGTATGAGCTAGAGATCATCATTTCAAAAGGAATGGGCGACTACCTGCTCATCGTTTGGGACTTCATCGCGTGGGCAAAGCGCCAAGGAATTCCGATGGGACCTGGGCGGGGTTCTGGTGCCGGATCAATCGTCCTCTACTTGATCGAAATTACAGACATCGAACCTCTCCGTTTCAGCCTCTTCTTTGAGCGCTTCATCAACCCTGAACGACTCTCCTATCCCGATATCGACGTCGACATCTGCATGGACAGACGGGGCGAGGTGATCGACTACACCATTCGCAAGTATGGAAAAGATAAGGTCGCTCAGATCATGACCTTTGGCACGATGAAGGCCAAGATGGCGATCAAAGACGTCGGACGAGTTTTAAGCATCCCGCTTGCCAAGGTCAATGCGATTGCGAAGCTCGTGCCAGAAGATCCCAACATGACGCTGGAGAAAGCCTTCGAGCTCGATCCCCTACTTAGGCAGCAGTATGAGACAGATGAGGAGGTGCGCCGCTGCATCGACCTCGCGAAGATTTTAGAAGGATCGGTGCGCAATACGGGCATCCACGCCGCAGGGCTTATCATCTCTGCGGATCCGATCATGGAGCGCATCCCAGTCTGCGTCGCCAAAGATACCGACATCGTCGTGACCCAGTTTTCCATGAAGCCAGTAGAAACTGTCGGCATGCTTAAAATCGACTTTTTAGGATTAAAGACCCTGACATCGATCCAGATAGCTGTGGATTCGATTAAAGCGAACCATGGAATTTCAATCGACTGGGTCGATCTGCCGCTTGAAGATAAGAAGACCTTTGCTCTGCTCAACCAGGGTAAAACACTTGGGATCTTCCAGGTAGAGTCGGCTGGCATGCAAGACCTTGCAAAACAGCTGCATATCGACTGCTTTGAAGAGATTATTGCTGTCGGCGCTCTCTACCGTCCAGGTCCGATGGAGATGATCCCCTCTTTCGTGCAGCGCAAGCACGGAAAGGAGCAGATTGAGATCGATCACCCCCTCATGAAAGGGATCCTATCAGAAACTTATGGGATCATGGTCTATCAAGAGCAGGTGATGCAGATCGCCAGCCTTCTGGCCGGATACACACTCGGAGAGGGTGATGTTCTTAGAAGGGCGATGGGTAAAAAGGATAGAGAGGAGATGATGCGCCAGCGAGAGAAGTTCCGCTTGGGAGCTCTCAAGAATGGTATCGATGAGCAGACCTCTATGCGCATCTTCGATAAGGTCGAAAAGTTCGCCTCATACGGCTTTAACAAGTCGCACGCGGCAGCCTACGGCTTCTTAACCTACGTGACCAGCTACCTAAAGGCTAACTATCCGCGCGAGTGGATGGCGGCTCTTATGACTTCTGATCGCGATGATCTCACCAAAGTTGCGAAGGTTATAGGAGAGTGTCAGACGATGGGAATTGCGATACTCCCTCCGGATGTAAATATATCTGGAAAAGAGTTTGTCGCTACTGAAGAGGGGATTCGCTTTGCAATAACAGCTATTAAGGGAATAGGAGAAGGGGTTGTAGAGTCGATCGTGGAAGAGAGGAAGCAGAGAGGCAGTTTCAAATCTCTCGCTGACTTTTTTAAGCGCGTCGACACAAAAAAGGTGGGAAAAAAAGCCGTTGAACATCTCATCGAAGCCGGCTGTTTTGATTTCACAGGATGGTCTAGACAGTCGCTTATTGCAGCAGTAGATCCTCTTTTTGCTACTTCATCACGCGACCAGAAAGAGGCTGAGCGGGGAGTGATTAGTCTCTTTTCTCTAGTGGAGGAGGAGTCTGTCGATCTTCCGCCTGAGATTGAGGAGAGAGAGGATAAGCAGAAAATTCTTAGAAGAGAGAAAGAGCTCCTTGGATTCTACCTCACTGGGCATCCAATGGATGAGTTTAAGCCGCTTCTCCAGAGGCTCTCCTGTGTCCCGTTAAGTCGCTTTAATACTCTGGATAAGGGCGCTGTGGTTCGCTCCGCCTTTATTTTGGAGACGGTGAATGTCAAATTGGGACAGAAGAACCAGAGAAAATTTGCCATTTTGACCATCTCCGATGGGGTTGAGCGGCTTGAACTGCCCATCTGGTCCGATCTGTATGAGCAGCAGCAGGCGCTACTGGTCGAAAACCAGCTGATCTATGCCGTTCTAGTCGTTGACCGAGAGGACCATGAGACGATAAAGCTCCAGTGTCGCTGGATGGGTGATCTTACCCAAGCAAGTGAAGAGATGATATACGCTTGCGATCAGGCCTATGATCGCGCCAAAATGCAGGTAAAAATGACAGAGTTTCGCCAACGAGCTCCCGAGAAGACGCAACAAGCTGCAAAGAAAGAGGCGCCGAAGCCCCTGAAATTGACACTGAATGCCGACGCCGCACGACTCACTCACATTATCGAGCTAAAAAAACTCTTTAGAGCCCACTCGGGTTCAACCCCAGTTAAAATAGAATTTATAAGTGCAGACCGATCTGTGGGAAGGATAGAGATAGAGGCTGCCTGGGGGATCGAGCACGGTAAAACCTTGAACGAAGAGCTTAGAAAGATCAGTTGTGTCGTTGACATCTTTTCTTAA
- the trxA gene encoding thioredoxin encodes MAEDIHKFTEESFEKEIQDGVTLVDFYADWCGPCRMLAPVLEKVARDVKGKARVAKIDVDAAQRIASNFKVTSIPTLILFKGGKEAGRIVGLKDAETLKQFVLDATK; translated from the coding sequence ATGGCTGAAGATATACACAAATTCACTGAAGAATCATTCGAAAAAGAGATCCAAGATGGGGTGACGCTGGTCGATTTTTATGCTGACTGGTGCGGCCCTTGCCGCATGCTCGCCCCCGTTCTCGAAAAGGTAGCCCGCGACGTAAAGGGTAAAGCTCGCGTTGCAAAGATAGATGTAGATGCAGCTCAGCGCATCGCCTCTAACTTCAAGGTGACCTCGATCCCAACTCTGATTCTATTTAAAGGCGGAAAAGAAGCTGGACGGATCGTCGGCTTAAAAGATGCCGAAACTCTCAAACAGTTCGTCCTCGACGCCACAAAATAA